A genome region from Natronosalvus rutilus includes the following:
- the gvpL gene encoding gas vesicle protein GvpL yields MGREPREATAQERDANRDDPAGRDAEPVSDADETPDFAEGRYVYCIVTLEADGEADLDVGGIDDEPVSVVALDREDGDRDGDGNLTLAAVVHACDSLYDSADIAQVKRWLVRHQTVIDRASQQFGTPLPFQFDTIVRGDDDAVRGWLADQRTPLEAALADLASHAEYRIEVVETDPPDEEMLVERDDELASLAEEREGASEGRAFLLEKQFDQRIRDLRRDRRASIRESLRQSLESCTREVQVLERQPSVSLSSGSGRAGKPADGTRLCRLTVLARESEEETVGSVLDDVAEKPGLEVRFTGPWPPYSFAPTLGEEMDAAASGDRSTSTETKTSTETGDRQR; encoded by the coding sequence GTGGGACGTGAACCGCGCGAGGCCACGGCCCAGGAACGGGACGCGAACCGTGACGACCCGGCAGGTCGCGACGCCGAACCCGTTTCGGACGCCGACGAGACCCCCGACTTCGCCGAGGGACGGTACGTCTACTGCATCGTCACGCTCGAGGCCGACGGCGAGGCCGATCTGGACGTCGGGGGGATCGACGACGAACCCGTGTCGGTCGTCGCGCTCGATCGCGAAGATGGGGACAGGGACGGAGACGGGAACCTGACCCTCGCCGCAGTCGTTCACGCGTGTGACTCGCTGTACGACTCGGCCGACATCGCGCAGGTCAAGCGCTGGCTGGTCCGCCACCAGACAGTCATCGATCGGGCGAGCCAGCAGTTCGGTACGCCCCTGCCGTTCCAGTTCGACACCATCGTCCGGGGCGACGACGACGCCGTCCGCGGGTGGCTCGCCGACCAGCGGACCCCGCTCGAGGCGGCGCTCGCGGATCTCGCCAGCCACGCGGAGTACCGGATCGAGGTCGTCGAGACCGATCCGCCCGACGAGGAGATGCTGGTCGAGCGCGACGACGAACTCGCGTCGCTGGCCGAAGAGCGAGAGGGGGCCTCGGAGGGACGCGCGTTCCTCCTCGAGAAGCAGTTCGATCAGCGGATCAGGGACCTCCGGCGCGACCGGCGAGCGTCTATACGGGAGTCCCTGCGCCAGTCGCTCGAGTCGTGTACGCGGGAGGTACAGGTGCTTGAGCGCCAGCCATCGGTGAGTCTCTCCAGCGGTTCCGGCAGGGCTGGAAAACCGGCAGACGGAACGCGGCTCTGTCGGCTGACCGTCCTCGCCCGGGAGAGCGAGGAGGAGACGGTCGGTTCGGTACTCGACGACGTCGCCGAGAAACCGGGGCTCGAGGTCCGGTTCACCGGGCCGTGGCCGCCATACTCGTTCGCGCCCACGCTCGGAGAGGAGATGGACGCTGCCGCGAGTGGTGATCGGAGTACGAGCACGGAGACGAAAACGAGCACCGAGACGGGTGATCGCCAACGATGA
- a CDS encoding type I 3-dehydroquinate dehydratase — translation MDVNRDGNRDENRNLSFETFTLAASTADLSEEPAARGRADCLEFRMDLADAPLAALESYGGELPILATNRAAWEGGEADDEGRLEALAEATAVDAVGAVDVELESILAGDAEDVLEAARERGVAVVASAHDFEGTPPRSELVRTLTEAGKYADVAKLAVTAETNADALALLSATEQLTAHGDSVATMAMGEVGRHTRAVAPVYGSKIGYAPVDSERATAPGQYDLETLSRLVSALESLD, via the coding sequence ATGGACGTGAACAGGGACGGGAACAGAGACGAGAACAGGAACCTGTCGTTCGAGACGTTCACGCTCGCCGCCTCGACGGCCGATTTGAGCGAAGAGCCGGCCGCTCGAGGTCGTGCCGATTGCCTCGAGTTTCGGATGGACCTCGCCGACGCGCCGCTCGCAGCACTCGAGTCGTACGGCGGCGAGTTACCGATCCTGGCGACGAATCGAGCGGCCTGGGAAGGCGGCGAAGCCGACGACGAGGGGCGACTCGAGGCGCTCGCCGAAGCCACCGCCGTCGATGCCGTGGGAGCGGTCGACGTCGAACTCGAGTCGATCCTCGCAGGCGACGCGGAGGACGTGCTCGAGGCGGCTCGCGAGCGCGGCGTCGCCGTCGTCGCCTCGGCGCACGATTTCGAGGGGACACCGCCACGCTCAGAGCTGGTTCGAACGCTCACCGAGGCGGGGAAGTACGCCGACGTGGCGAAGCTGGCGGTAACGGCGGAGACGAACGCCGACGCGCTGGCGTTGCTCTCGGCGACCGAACAGCTGACGGCGCACGGGGATTCAGTGGCGACGATGGCGATGGGCGAGGTCGGCCGACACACCCGGGCCGTGGCGCCGGTGTACGGCTCGAAGATTGGGTACGCGCCGGTCGACTCCGAGCGGGCGACTGCGCCGGGCCAGTACGACCTCGAGACGCTCTCTCGGCTGGTTTCGGCACTCGAGTCGCTGGATTGA
- a CDS encoding MaoC family dehydratase produces MTGLYYEEFEVGETIEHQRRRTISEGDNQRFCDMTMNQQPLHLDETFAQETQFGERLVNGIYTLALAVGISIPETTDGTIVANLNYDDVEHPTPVFHGDTIRVQSTVTDKRETSDSERGVVTMAVEVFNQDDELVCSFSRTVLSLKRKFAETDADSDD; encoded by the coding sequence ATGACCGGCCTGTACTACGAGGAGTTCGAGGTGGGCGAGACGATCGAACACCAGCGCCGACGGACGATTTCCGAAGGCGACAACCAGCGATTCTGCGACATGACGATGAACCAGCAGCCGTTGCACCTCGACGAGACCTTCGCCCAGGAGACCCAGTTCGGCGAACGACTGGTCAACGGTATCTACACGCTGGCGCTGGCCGTCGGCATCTCGATTCCCGAGACCACGGACGGCACGATCGTCGCGAACCTGAACTACGACGACGTCGAGCACCCGACGCCGGTGTTTCACGGGGACACGATCCGCGTCCAGTCGACGGTGACCGACAAACGCGAGACCAGCGACAGCGAGCGCGGCGTCGTCACGATGGCCGTCGAGGTGTTCAACCAGGACGACGAGCTCGTCTGTTCGTTCTCCCGAACTGTCCTCTCGCTCAAGCGCAAGTTCGCGGAGACGGACGCTGATTCGGACGACTGA
- a CDS encoding Glu/Leu/Phe/Val family dehydrogenase: MTESANPFESLQSQIDDAAAHLEIGDDVLDRLKHPERVLETNLTVELDDGTLERFKAFRSQFNGDRGPYKGGIRYHPGVTRDEVKALSGWMAYKCAVVNIPYGGGKGGIVIDPADYSESELERITRAFATELRPFIGEDRDIPAPDVNTGQREMNWIKDTYETLENTTEPGVITGKALESGGSEGRVEATGRSTMLATREAYDYLGRDIEGATVAVQGYGNAGWIAANLLEELGASVVAVSDSSGAIYAEDGFDTAAVKTFKNETGTVSGYEGADESFSNEDLLTLEVDVLIPAALENAIDEDLAHDVEADLIVEAANGPLTPGADDVLAERDVYVIPDILANAGGVTVSYFEWVQNRQRFYWSEERVNDELETMIVNAFDELTSAYEANDLENFRTAAYVVAMQRVVNAFEEGGTFP; this comes from the coding sequence ATGACCGAGTCCGCGAATCCATTCGAGAGCCTCCAGTCGCAGATCGACGACGCCGCAGCCCATCTCGAGATCGGTGACGACGTTCTCGACCGCCTCAAACATCCCGAACGGGTGCTCGAGACGAACCTCACTGTAGAACTCGACGACGGCACGCTCGAGCGATTCAAAGCGTTCCGGTCGCAGTTCAACGGCGACCGCGGGCCATACAAGGGCGGCATCCGCTATCACCCGGGCGTCACCCGCGACGAGGTGAAGGCGCTCTCGGGGTGGATGGCCTACAAATGCGCCGTCGTCAACATCCCCTACGGCGGCGGGAAGGGGGGCATCGTCATCGACCCCGCCGACTACTCAGAGAGCGAACTCGAGCGGATCACGCGTGCGTTCGCGACGGAATTGCGCCCGTTCATCGGCGAGGACCGGGACATTCCCGCACCCGACGTGAACACCGGCCAGCGCGAGATGAACTGGATCAAGGACACCTACGAGACCCTCGAGAACACGACCGAACCGGGCGTGATCACCGGAAAAGCGCTCGAGTCGGGCGGCAGCGAGGGCCGCGTCGAGGCGACGGGGCGCTCGACGATGCTCGCGACCCGTGAGGCCTACGACTACCTCGGTCGGGACATCGAGGGCGCCACCGTGGCGGTACAGGGCTACGGCAACGCCGGCTGGATCGCCGCGAACCTGCTCGAAGAGCTCGGAGCGAGCGTCGTCGCCGTCTCGGACTCGAGCGGGGCGATCTACGCCGAGGACGGCTTCGACACGGCGGCCGTCAAGACGTTCAAGAACGAGACCGGAACGGTCAGCGGGTACGAGGGCGCCGACGAATCGTTCTCGAACGAGGATCTGCTCACGCTCGAGGTCGACGTGTTGATCCCGGCCGCCCTCGAGAACGCGATCGACGAGGACCTCGCCCACGACGTCGAGGCCGACCTGATCGTCGAAGCCGCGAACGGACCGCTGACGCCAGGGGCCGACGACGTGCTGGCCGAGCGCGACGTCTACGTCATCCCCGACATCCTCGCGAACGCCGGCGGCGTCACCGTCTCGTACTTCGAGTGGGTGCAGAACCGCCAGCGATTCTACTGGTCCGAGGAGCGCGTCAACGACGAACTCGAGACGATGATCGTCAACGCCTTCGACGAGTTGACGAGCGCATACGAGGCGAACGACCTCGAGAACTTCCGGACGGCGGCCTACGTCGTCGCTATGCAGCGGGTCGTCAATGCGTTCGAGGAAGGCGGTACCTTCCCCTGA
- a CDS encoding transcription initiation factor IIB has translation MTNARLSARARRTETETETETESEDVADSDLACPECTGQLVVDDEHGETICEDCGLVVEEDSVDRGPEWRAFDSAEKNKKSRVGAPTTNTMHDKGLSTNIDWRNKDAYGNSLGSRQREKMQRLRKWNERFRTRDSKERNLKQALGEIDRMASALGLPNNVRETASVIYRRALNEDLLPGRSIEGVSTSCVYAAARQAGVPRSLDEIADVSRVEKNEIARTYRYVVRELGLEVQPADPESYVPRFASGLELSDEAEHRARSLLRNAKEKGVHSGKSPVGLAAAAVYAAALLTNEKTTQAAVSDVADISEVTIRNRYHELLEAEETLGLA, from the coding sequence ATGACCAACGCACGACTATCCGCTAGAGCCCGACGCACTGAAACCGAAACCGAAACCGAAACCGAATCCGAGGACGTCGCAGACAGCGACCTCGCCTGTCCGGAGTGTACCGGCCAGCTGGTCGTCGACGACGAACACGGCGAGACCATCTGTGAGGACTGTGGCCTCGTCGTCGAGGAAGATTCCGTCGACCGCGGCCCGGAGTGGCGCGCGTTCGACTCCGCCGAGAAGAACAAGAAGTCCCGCGTCGGCGCGCCCACGACGAACACGATGCACGATAAGGGGCTCTCGACCAACATCGACTGGCGAAACAAGGACGCCTACGGCAACTCCCTGGGCAGCCGTCAGCGCGAGAAGATGCAGCGCCTGCGCAAGTGGAACGAGCGCTTCCGCACTCGCGACAGCAAGGAGCGCAACCTCAAGCAGGCCCTCGGCGAGATCGACCGCATGGCCAGCGCGCTCGGCCTCCCGAACAACGTTCGCGAGACCGCCAGCGTCATCTACCGGCGAGCGCTCAACGAGGACCTCCTGCCCGGTCGATCCATCGAAGGCGTCTCCACCTCCTGCGTCTACGCCGCCGCGCGCCAGGCTGGCGTCCCACGCAGTCTCGACGAGATCGCCGACGTCAGCCGCGTCGAGAAGAACGAAATCGCGCGCACCTACCGCTACGTCGTCCGCGAACTCGGCCTCGAGGTCCAGCCGGCTGACCCCGAGAGCTACGTCCCCCGCTTCGCCTCGGGGCTCGAACTGTCCGACGAGGCCGAGCACCGGGCCCGCAGCCTCCTGCGAAACGCCAAGGAGAAGGGCGTCCACAGCGGCAAGTCGCCGGTCGGCCTCGCAGCCGCTGCGGTGTACGCCGCCGCCCTGTTGACCAACGAGAAGACCACCCAGGCTGCCGTCAGCGACGTCGCCGACATCTCCGAGGTCACGATCCGTAACCGCTACCACGAGTTGCTCGAGGCCGAGGAGACGCTGGGTCTGGCCTGA
- the gdhB gene encoding glutamate dehydrogenase GdhB — protein MVTAESTSEPEREPEAESAVETARAQLERAAAHLDVDDGIIERLRHPDSVYQVAIPLKRDSGTTEILTGYRAHHDDVRGPYKGGIRYHPDVSEEECVALSMWMTWKCGVMNLPFGGAKGGIVVDPKDLSETEEERLTRRLAEELRPVIGPMKDIPAPDMGTNPQMMAWFMDAYSMQEGETQPGIVTGKPPAVGGSEGREEAPGRSVGIIAEKAIEHYGWDITDTTVAVQGFGSVGAYAARYLDDHGASVVAVSDVDGAIYDPDGLDTNDVEDHDARPGMVSGYDAPEQLTNAELLELDVDVLIPAAIGNVLTADNANDVQADMIVEGANGPTTSRADSVFEQREIPVVPDILANAGGVTVSYFEWLQNTNRRAWSLERVHDELETEMLQAWNAVRTEYEARDVTWRDAAYIVSLKRIAEAHDARGLWP, from the coding sequence ATGGTAACCGCTGAATCCACGTCAGAACCAGAACGCGAACCCGAGGCAGAGTCAGCCGTCGAAACCGCTCGCGCGCAACTCGAGCGTGCCGCTGCACACCTCGACGTCGACGACGGCATCATCGAGCGGCTCCGGCACCCCGACTCGGTCTACCAGGTGGCGATTCCGCTCAAGCGCGACAGCGGAACGACCGAGATCCTCACTGGCTACCGGGCCCACCACGACGACGTTCGCGGCCCCTACAAGGGCGGCATCCGGTACCATCCGGACGTCTCCGAGGAGGAGTGTGTCGCGCTCTCGATGTGGATGACCTGGAAGTGCGGCGTCATGAATCTCCCCTTCGGCGGCGCCAAAGGTGGCATCGTCGTCGATCCCAAGGACCTGAGCGAGACGGAAGAAGAGCGACTCACGCGACGCCTGGCGGAAGAACTGCGCCCCGTCATCGGACCGATGAAGGACATCCCCGCGCCGGACATGGGCACGAACCCGCAGATGATGGCGTGGTTCATGGACGCCTACTCGATGCAAGAAGGCGAGACGCAGCCCGGAATCGTCACCGGGAAGCCGCCCGCCGTGGGCGGCAGCGAAGGACGCGAGGAAGCACCCGGACGGAGCGTCGGGATCATCGCCGAGAAGGCCATCGAACACTACGGCTGGGACATCACGGACACGACCGTCGCCGTCCAGGGCTTCGGGAGCGTCGGTGCCTACGCCGCCCGCTACCTCGACGACCACGGTGCCAGCGTCGTCGCCGTCAGCGACGTCGACGGCGCGATTTACGACCCCGACGGGCTCGACACTAACGACGTCGAGGACCACGACGCTCGCCCGGGGATGGTCTCGGGATACGACGCCCCCGAGCAGCTCACCAACGCCGAGTTGCTCGAGCTGGACGTCGACGTCCTGATTCCCGCGGCGATCGGTAACGTCCTGACGGCAGACAACGCCAACGACGTCCAGGCAGACATGATCGTCGAGGGTGCCAACGGGCCGACCACCTCGCGAGCGGACTCGGTCTTCGAGCAACGCGAGATTCCGGTGGTCCCCGACATCCTCGCGAACGCCGGCGGTGTCACCGTCTCGTACTTCGAGTGGCTCCAAAATACGAATCGGCGTGCCTGGTCGCTCGAGCGCGTCCACGACGAACTCGAGACGGAAATGCTCCAGGCCTGGAACGCCGTGCGAACGGAGTACGAAGCTCGCGACGTCACCTGGCGCGACGCCGCGTACATCGTCTCCCTCAAGCGGATCGCCGAGGCCCACGACGCTCGCGGCCTCTGGCCCTGA
- the gvpM gene encoding gas vesicle protein GvpM, with the protein MKPDRDDDALVDVLDVLLRDGAVVRADVIVSVAEIPLVGIKLSAAIAGMETMTDYGLFEDWDTTRRTRAVERRQYGHRRGNDDREDADEERDFQDHPTMRPQGEPRRWTPAPEDERERERPQPSTVSEE; encoded by the coding sequence ATGAAACCCGACCGAGACGACGACGCGCTGGTCGACGTCCTCGACGTGCTCCTGCGCGACGGCGCGGTCGTGCGCGCCGACGTAATCGTCTCCGTCGCGGAAATTCCGCTCGTGGGCATCAAACTGTCCGCCGCAATCGCCGGCATGGAGACGATGACCGACTACGGCCTCTTCGAGGACTGGGACACGACGCGGCGCACTCGAGCGGTCGAGCGCCGCCAGTACGGCCATCGGCGAGGCAACGACGACCGCGAGGACGCAGACGAGGAGCGCGACTTCCAGGACCACCCCACGATGCGCCCGCAGGGGGAGCCGCGGCGATGGACGCCGGCGCCGGAGGACGAGCGAGAACGTGAACGTCCGCAGCCATCTACCGTCTCCGAGGAGTGA
- a CDS encoding 3-dehydroquinate synthase II: protein MTRAVWVKADATVGDWDVRRRRITAALEAGADWVLVDEDDVARVRELGDVSVAAFRTDGDVTLIDDAENQEQEARPDAYVTGKDGEGDGTIDLPNDFSGSADLSTLRRNGAVDQGAYVRILGKEYESFAEAAAETAEYTIVIGDDWTIIPLENLIARIGDETTLVAGVTGAAEAKTAFETLEHGADAVLLDSDDPDEIRRTVEVRDESERESLDLEWGTVVEIEPVGSADRVCVDTGNLFEHDEGMLVGSMARGLVFVHAETAESPYVASRPFRVNAGAVHAYVRTPDGGTKYLSELTSGDEVQVVDTSGHTREVIVGRVKIEKRPMFRVALETGSGDRIETLLQNAETIKVATRDGRRAVTDISAGDELLLYYEDTARHFGEAVEESIIEK from the coding sequence ATGACGAGAGCAGTCTGGGTGAAAGCCGACGCCACCGTCGGCGACTGGGACGTCCGCCGAAGACGGATCACCGCCGCCCTCGAGGCCGGCGCCGACTGGGTACTGGTCGACGAGGACGACGTCGCCCGCGTGCGCGAACTGGGCGACGTCTCGGTCGCCGCCTTCCGAACCGACGGCGACGTGACGTTGATCGACGATGCCGAAAATCAGGAGCAAGAGGCACGACCGGACGCCTACGTCACCGGCAAGGACGGCGAGGGCGACGGCACGATCGACCTCCCCAACGACTTCTCGGGGTCGGCCGACCTCTCGACGCTGCGTCGAAACGGCGCCGTCGACCAGGGAGCCTACGTCCGCATCCTCGGGAAGGAGTACGAGTCGTTTGCGGAAGCCGCCGCCGAGACCGCGGAGTACACCATCGTCATCGGCGACGACTGGACAATCATCCCCCTCGAGAACCTGATCGCCCGGATCGGCGACGAGACGACCCTCGTCGCAGGTGTAACGGGTGCCGCGGAGGCCAAAACCGCGTTCGAGACCCTCGAGCACGGCGCCGACGCCGTCCTGCTCGATTCGGACGATCCCGACGAAATCCGCCGAACCGTCGAGGTTCGAGACGAATCCGAACGCGAATCGCTCGACCTGGAGTGGGGCACCGTCGTCGAAATCGAACCCGTTGGCTCGGCCGACCGGGTCTGTGTCGACACCGGGAACCTGTTCGAGCACGACGAGGGGATGCTCGTCGGGTCGATGGCCCGCGGCCTCGTGTTCGTCCACGCCGAGACCGCCGAGTCGCCGTACGTCGCCTCCCGCCCGTTCCGGGTCAACGCGGGCGCCGTCCACGCCTACGTCCGGACGCCCGACGGCGGCACGAAGTACCTCTCGGAACTCACCAGCGGTGACGAGGTTCAGGTCGTCGACACGAGCGGCCACACCCGCGAGGTAATCGTGGGTCGGGTCAAAATCGAGAAGCGCCCGATGTTCCGGGTCGCCCTCGAGACCGGTTCCGGCGACCGTATCGAGACGCTCCTCCAGAACGCCGAGACGATCAAGGTGGCGACCAGGGACGGGCGCCGGGCGGTGACCGACATCTCGGCGGGTGACGAACTCCTCCTCTACTACGAGGACACGGCGCGACACTTCGGGGAGGCCGTCGAGGAGAGCATCATCGAGAAGTAA
- a CDS encoding gas vesicle protein GvpH: MTDEPPDPPDSPDGPPEEPPEEPSEEPSEESPETPPNDGDDNQMSDSSQSSDQESAAGDDEADEPGNQPNERADQSNEHGDERRPSPPSSSRHQSESGFEARPGGQLLSRLFRLLESGAESGTGFGGAYGNAPFGDSTRRDDGSRFRFDTDVDLTFSSIEPAGDDARRNRRRGLHDERSPERARRDAIPSIDVAKRRYGTELEVVADVSAVGEDRVRVGFDDDDLVLADDDGHELSRVSLPWPETEADATVNNGILTVRVTRVDAPDPVDGETDE; encoded by the coding sequence ATTCACCCGACGGCCCGCCCGAGGAACCACCCGAGGAACCGTCTGAAGAACCATCCGAAGAATCACCCGAGACGCCACCGAACGACGGCGACGACAATCAGATGTCCGACTCGAGCCAGTCGTCCGATCAGGAATCGGCTGCGGGAGACGACGAGGCCGACGAACCCGGCAACCAACCGAACGAGCGAGCGGATCAGTCCAATGAACACGGAGACGAGCGTCGTCCATCGCCCCCGTCCTCCAGTCGGCACCAGTCGGAGTCCGGATTCGAGGCCAGGCCGGGCGGACAGCTCCTGTCGCGGCTCTTTCGGCTCCTCGAGTCGGGCGCCGAGAGCGGGACCGGATTCGGCGGCGCGTACGGAAACGCGCCCTTCGGCGACTCGACCCGACGCGACGACGGTAGCCGTTTCAGGTTCGACACCGACGTCGACCTGACGTTCAGCTCGATCGAACCCGCCGGTGACGACGCTCGTCGAAATCGGCGTCGCGGATTGCACGACGAGCGCTCGCCCGAGCGCGCTCGACGCGACGCGATCCCGTCGATCGACGTCGCGAAGCGACGATACGGGACGGAACTCGAGGTCGTGGCCGACGTCTCGGCAGTCGGGGAAGATCGGGTCCGCGTCGGGTTCGACGACGACGACCTCGTCCTGGCCGACGACGACGGCCACGAGCTGTCGCGCGTGAGTCTGCCGTGGCCGGAAACGGAGGCCGACGCGACGGTGAACAACGGCATCCTTACGGTGCGGGTGACCCGGGTAGACGCCCCCGACCCCGTGGACGGTGAGACCGATGAGTGA
- a CDS encoding DUF7575 domain-containing protein, which produces MTLVRALVAAACSLLFPGVGHAVLREWVRALFFSGLFVTAIALSFSADQLAAMSSLEGTWTVVTEETSAVDRFVLASIALFTATDALFRGLGAIGRDDTEGPTCPHCGRPLDTDLEFCHWCTTRLEAVEPDSTS; this is translated from the coding sequence ATGACGCTGGTTCGTGCCCTCGTCGCCGCCGCGTGTTCGCTTCTGTTTCCCGGGGTTGGCCACGCCGTTCTCCGCGAGTGGGTGCGTGCGCTCTTCTTCTCGGGGCTGTTCGTCACGGCCATCGCGCTCTCGTTCTCGGCGGACCAGCTCGCCGCGATGTCGTCGCTCGAGGGAACCTGGACGGTCGTGACCGAGGAGACTAGCGCAGTCGATCGGTTCGTGCTCGCGTCGATCGCCCTCTTCACAGCGACTGACGCGCTCTTTCGCGGACTCGGGGCGATCGGCCGCGACGACACCGAGGGGCCGACCTGTCCTCACTGCGGCCGCCCGCTCGATACGGACCTCGAGTTCTGTCACTGGTGTACGACTCGTCTCGAGGCCGTGGAGCCGGATTCGACGTCGTAG
- a CDS encoding HpcH/HpaI aldolase/citrate lyase family protein — MTRRSVLFTPGDRPEMLRNAPTAGADVLVFDLEDAVSPARTAEARTIVREVLTDPDFDPDCEVCVRVNAAPDEARADLEAILGGDAGEELRLDAIMQPKVESAADVDQLAGVLDTHDASAPILALIETAGGVLNAPDVAATAATDALVFGAEDLSADIGATRTDEGLEVLYARERVVIAAAANGVDAIDTVYTDFGDEGGLVEETEFAIQLGYDGKMAIHPAQVGPINEAFTPESAEVEWAEAVLEGKREADADGRGVFEVDGQMIDAPLIAQAERILERAEAAADFDGGA; from the coding sequence ATGACACGTCGAAGCGTCCTGTTCACGCCCGGTGATCGGCCCGAGATGCTACGCAACGCGCCGACCGCCGGCGCCGACGTCCTCGTCTTCGATCTCGAAGACGCCGTCTCACCCGCCCGGACCGCCGAGGCGCGAACGATCGTTCGCGAGGTGCTCACCGATCCGGACTTCGATCCCGACTGCGAGGTGTGCGTGCGGGTCAACGCCGCGCCGGATGAGGCGCGAGCCGACCTCGAGGCAATCCTCGGGGGCGACGCGGGTGAAGAACTTCGGCTTGACGCCATCATGCAACCGAAAGTCGAGTCGGCGGCGGACGTCGACCAGCTGGCGGGCGTACTGGACACGCACGACGCCTCCGCACCGATCCTGGCGCTGATCGAAACTGCCGGCGGCGTCCTGAACGCACCCGACGTCGCTGCGACGGCGGCGACCGACGCCCTCGTCTTCGGCGCCGAGGACCTCTCGGCGGACATCGGCGCGACGCGGACCGACGAGGGGCTCGAGGTGCTCTACGCTCGCGAGCGCGTGGTGATCGCCGCAGCGGCCAACGGCGTCGACGCCATCGACACCGTCTACACCGACTTCGGCGACGAGGGCGGCCTGGTCGAGGAAACCGAGTTCGCCATTCAGTTGGGGTACGACGGGAAGATGGCGATCCACCCGGCACAGGTCGGGCCGATCAACGAGGCGTTCACCCCCGAATCCGCAGAGGTCGAGTGGGCCGAGGCCGTCCTGGAGGGGAAACGCGAGGCCGACGCGGACGGTCGAGGAGTCTTCGAGGTCGACGGGCAGATGATCGACGCCCCGCTAATCGCCCAGGCCGAGCGGATCCTCGAGCGTGCGGAGGCAGCGGCCGATTTCGACGGCGGCGCGTGA
- the gvpJ gene encoding gas vesicle protein GvpJ, which produces MVDAVQPSRQQADLADVVEMLLDKGIVINADIAVSIGDTQLLGIQLRAAIASFETAAKYGLEFPEGTDMRRVAEAAGEPELAEEDRRLIPPVAPVHGVNVTSEDDQMERSDADDSSEDESDDDTENSSADGSADETEREDDAPEAETDGGENT; this is translated from the coding sequence ATGGTCGACGCCGTTCAGCCAAGCCGTCAGCAGGCCGACCTCGCGGACGTCGTCGAGATGCTGCTCGACAAGGGGATCGTGATCAACGCCGACATCGCCGTCTCCATCGGCGATACCCAGCTACTCGGTATCCAGCTTCGCGCCGCCATCGCCTCCTTCGAGACGGCCGCGAAGTACGGCCTCGAGTTCCCCGAGGGGACGGACATGCGCCGCGTGGCGGAGGCCGCGGGCGAACCGGAACTCGCGGAGGAGGATCGGCGGCTGATCCCACCCGTCGCACCAGTTCACGGTGTGAATGTGACTAGCGAGGACGACCAGATGGAACGTTCGGACGCGGACGACTCGAGTGAGGACGAATCGGACGACGATACCGAGAACTCGAGTGCGGACGGGTCGGCTGATGAAACCGAACGCGAAGACGACGCACCTGAAGCCGAAACCGACGGAGGCGAGAACACGTGA
- a CDS encoding gas vesicle protein K, with protein MTTIDVGEDGNARQGLLTLVIAVVELLVEALEREAIRRMESPDLTDEEVDRLGRQLASIEAELEQLKADEGIKEGVADLRNDLDGLVSDAIRQLEDDPTNVETGHAVLGGDDGGT; from the coding sequence GTGACCACGATCGACGTCGGCGAGGACGGCAACGCCCGCCAGGGGCTATTGACCCTCGTCATCGCCGTCGTGGAACTCCTCGTCGAGGCGCTCGAACGGGAGGCGATCCGGCGGATGGAGTCCCCGGATCTCACCGACGAGGAGGTCGACCGTCTGGGGCGCCAGCTCGCGTCCATCGAGGCCGAACTCGAGCAGCTGAAAGCCGACGAGGGGATCAAGGAGGGCGTCGCCGACCTCCGGAACGATCTCGACGGCCTGGTCAGCGACGCGATCAGGCAACTCGAGGACGATCCGACGAACGTCGAGACGGGCCACGCCGTCCTCGGAGGTGACGACGGTGGGACGTGA